Proteins from one Gimesia maris genomic window:
- a CDS encoding STAS domain-containing protein, translating to MVDQLEIFKVELCGPNLIVIPQGSTLHFLYSNVQIESNKVLKLFSTPELKNVIIDLFKVDHLDSIIISSIIRLLQQAKQTGGQAVFCNACENIQNLLQCIKVGTYWPLFETREAAIQAIAASS from the coding sequence ATGGTTGATCAACTGGAAATTTTTAAAGTGGAACTGTGTGGTCCCAACCTGATTGTCATTCCTCAGGGATCTACACTTCATTTTTTGTACAGCAACGTTCAGATCGAGTCCAACAAAGTATTAAAACTCTTCAGCACACCCGAGTTGAAGAATGTAATTATTGATCTTTTCAAAGTCGACCATCTGGATTCCATCATTATCAGCTCAATCATTCGTCTGCTGCAACAGGCAAAGCAGACCGGCGGACAGGCCGTATTCTGCAATGCCTGTGAGAACATACAGAACCTGCTCCAGTGCATCAAAGTGGGAACCTATTGGCCTCTCTTCGAGACTCGCGAAGCAGCGATTCAAGCCATTGCTGCTTCCTCTTAA
- a CDS encoding mandelate racemase/muconate lactonizing enzyme family protein, with the protein MSVTHTNRRELLQKGALLAAGCLAGGPAVLRAAEPEQQVDPLKLKITGVKTYLLQHKLKRPFGVSVSVPLDQFRKTLLVKIETDAGLTGWGETAPVGGARGTIDDQIGPRLIGQSPLEQRKLWRMMWGPNFGNALAVAALDMAINDIRGHALNLSVAELFGGRLRDRVPAYASAMNYVENEQPEEQYPREAEQLVKQGFKALKMRIGRYPVFREAAVAAAVREAVGLDIKLMADGNAAYTLSSALQMGEVLHDLNFEYFEEPLPQSPHYAGYEELRRKLPLPLAAGEGVDSRGSAKELIDRQCMHIIQPDVSLCGGIGETLFISEMAALSGIRCIPHCWGGAILIAATVQTLSLMPDPHWGFPTDTPMLELDQSENPWRTEIVKEPFQLKDGFVDVPTRPGLGIEVDEAIVKRYAI; encoded by the coding sequence ATGTCCGTGACGCATACGAATCGACGGGAGTTGCTGCAGAAGGGGGCGCTGCTGGCGGCCGGTTGTCTGGCCGGGGGGCCAGCTGTCTTGCGAGCTGCTGAACCGGAACAGCAGGTTGACCCGCTGAAACTGAAGATTACCGGCGTCAAAACCTATCTTCTGCAACATAAACTGAAACGCCCGTTCGGTGTTTCGGTCTCGGTTCCTCTGGATCAGTTCAGAAAGACGCTGTTAGTTAAGATTGAGACTGACGCTGGTCTGACCGGCTGGGGGGAAACGGCTCCGGTCGGAGGTGCCCGCGGAACGATCGACGATCAAATCGGACCACGGCTGATCGGTCAGAGTCCGCTGGAGCAACGAAAATTGTGGCGGATGATGTGGGGACCGAATTTCGGCAATGCGCTGGCGGTGGCCGCGCTGGATATGGCCATCAACGATATCCGCGGACATGCATTGAATCTGTCGGTAGCTGAATTGTTTGGCGGAAGACTTCGCGATCGCGTTCCCGCGTATGCCTCGGCGATGAATTATGTGGAAAATGAACAGCCGGAAGAACAGTATCCCCGCGAAGCAGAACAGCTGGTAAAGCAGGGGTTCAAGGCTTTGAAGATGCGAATCGGTCGTTATCCGGTGTTTCGCGAGGCGGCGGTCGCTGCTGCAGTTCGTGAAGCAGTCGGGCTTGATATCAAATTAATGGCGGACGGAAACGCCGCTTATACGCTTTCGTCGGCTCTGCAGATGGGAGAGGTACTGCACGATCTGAATTTTGAATATTTTGAAGAGCCCCTGCCGCAATCTCCCCACTATGCCGGTTACGAAGAACTGAGACGCAAGCTCCCTCTGCCTCTGGCGGCCGGTGAAGGCGTTGATTCGCGGGGCAGCGCTAAAGAACTGATCGACCGGCAGTGCATGCACATCATCCAGCCGGACGTCAGTCTGTGCGGCGGGATCGGCGAAACCCTGTTTATCTCTGAAATGGCGGCACTGTCAGGAATCCGTTGTATTCCACATTGCTGGGGAGGAGCCATTCTCATCGCGGCCACCGTGCAGACTCTGTCGCTGATGCCTGATCCGCACTGGGGCTTTCCTACCGATACCCCCATGCTGGAACTGGATCAGTCGGAGAATCCCTGGCGGACTGAGATCGTCAAAGAACCATTCCAGTTAAAGGATGGTTTTGTAGACGTCCCCACCCGTCCCGGGCTCGGTATTGAGGTGGATGAAGCGATCGTCAAGCGGTATGCGATTTAA
- a CDS encoding SMP-30/gluconolactonase/LRE family protein produces MKVFFVLTLTAMSLITNIALAQKSSAKPFQAGKPLGAVNEAGKFVPLSDNVKVYGSFRFAESCVYDATRDLIVVMNAGVPQTQDENDGYVSLLNPDGSVHTTKWIGATRDGLTLNHPLGSAIHNGTLYTADIDVVRTFDLATGKPGKAYPVEGSTFLNGIAVNKEGTIFVSNSRPEFRVYKITADGKVSLFVDGDPLNIPNGVAIDPDGNVVVVNVGNNDVMTFDPANGKLIRTEHAAEGGNDGLVILPDGTKYVSSVRFGSVSKISPGKPAEVIASGIPSAASMGYDSKHKQLIIPMNNNNAVAFLKLED; encoded by the coding sequence ATGAAAGTGTTCTTTGTTTTAACTCTCACCGCGATGTCTCTGATAACCAACATCGCTCTCGCACAGAAATCTTCGGCGAAACCGTTTCAGGCGGGAAAACCACTGGGCGCCGTCAATGAAGCCGGGAAATTCGTCCCCCTCTCTGACAACGTCAAAGTCTATGGCAGTTTCCGTTTTGCTGAAAGCTGTGTTTACGATGCGACCCGCGACCTGATTGTCGTCATGAACGCCGGCGTGCCGCAAACCCAGGATGAGAATGACGGCTACGTCTCACTGTTGAACCCGGACGGATCGGTTCACACCACGAAATGGATTGGTGCGACGCGCGACGGGTTAACGCTCAACCATCCGCTCGGCAGCGCGATTCATAACGGGACCCTGTATACCGCTGACATCGACGTGGTACGCACGTTCGATCTCGCAACCGGCAAACCGGGCAAAGCCTACCCGGTAGAAGGTTCCACGTTTCTGAACGGAATCGCCGTCAACAAGGAAGGCACGATCTTTGTTTCCAATTCGCGTCCCGAGTTCCGCGTCTATAAAATCACCGCTGACGGCAAAGTTTCGCTCTTTGTGGATGGAGATCCGCTCAACATCCCTAACGGCGTCGCCATTGATCCAGACGGAAATGTTGTCGTCGTCAACGTCGGAAACAATGACGTGATGACATTCGATCCTGCCAACGGAAAACTGATCCGCACCGAACATGCCGCCGAAGGGGGCAACGACGGACTGGTGATTCTCCCCGATGGGACGAAGTATGTCAGCAGTGTCCGTTTCGGAAGCGTTTCCAAAATCAGCCCCGGGAAACCCGCCGAGGTCATCGCCTCGGGGATCCCCAGTGCCGCGTCGATGGGATACGATTCGAAACACAAGCAGTTGATCATTCCCATGAACAACAACAACGCCGTGGCATTTCTCAAACTGGAAGATTAA
- a CDS encoding HEAT repeat domain-containing protein, with protein sequence MPIPAWSLESLISTLFTGEKLPGENSDNPPWPSSFEDEYRRITAANCLEKDFGHLKEAVDALQRFAEAGDVPEARMRCVALLGLRRTIKPLIEQLLKDVEPELRLYAIEYLLVHEPERFPELEEKFSDEEDWEIQETLELFRNGEPIPLFYYDMPKQ encoded by the coding sequence ATGCCCATTCCTGCCTGGTCCCTTGAATCTCTGATCTCAACGCTCTTTACCGGAGAGAAACTTCCAGGTGAAAACAGTGACAATCCCCCCTGGCCCTCTAGTTTTGAAGACGAATATCGGCGGATTACGGCTGCGAATTGCCTGGAGAAAGATTTTGGGCATCTCAAAGAAGCCGTTGATGCCCTGCAGCGGTTTGCAGAAGCAGGTGATGTGCCGGAAGCCCGCATGCGTTGTGTAGCTCTATTGGGCTTACGAAGAACGATCAAACCATTGATTGAACAACTGCTGAAGGATGTGGAACCAGAGCTTCGACTGTATGCCATCGAGTATCTGCTGGTACACGAACCGGAACGGTTTCCAGAACTGGAGGAAAAGTTCAGCGACGAGGAGGATTGGGAAATTCAGGAAACACTCGAGCTCTTTCGCAATGGTGAGCCTATCCCTCTCTTTTACTACGACATGCCGAAACAGTAG
- a CDS encoding protein kinase domain-containing protein, whose translation MVDSTSSSCPNLLEISDYSLGKLDYTQIETLSGHFDICPLCREKLERLDDEPDELINRLRVPPLSIAQISLEYEIGSGGMGRVFKGYDTKLIRPVAVKLINTERQKEWKDLAERFEREVQMLARVESPYVVKALFAGEENGFTYFVQEYVNGKNLKERMDELGFSLPSLASATIVYQVASGLTAVHKLGIVHRDIHPGNLLLNNRGFVQIADFGLAFEEGRSDGSELTAMRQGFGQVKYVAPEQWNSARNATTSSDIYSLGCVWFFLITGLPLNRDPKTLEIIHPSSQFQMVGRADRKLLTSMLHVDPQQRPTAEQVVAALQSRVGAGNSVEVILKKQLDQTHTKWNRAAFISCITLIALCSLLYLVYSPAENHISRDVSPANPVVPPVPPELPPENQEQFALRFDGIDDFVETPFVYGSGAPITFEAWITPDCEERPRSMEIISNAETAGIIVRLKDGTRPEFLFHEGTSYAAHTRSEQIGCGKLVHLAAVYDGISVGMYVDGKKQGLSFPVRRLHRHSPIPIHLGANPDPALIGRPVAEKKACFAGLMHQCRFSRGVIYQDDFSPEKLLSTSDSTILLYHLNADSGEIVKDQSGNGYDGKIIGATWEKYDPLNVPEKTEQYKWPANTPDPISVNDSPDRISQLQQAWAEHLKLPAEVTIPLGQNISIALVLIPPGEFMLGSLEETLAKTDGPTQQDETKPRRLSADLLQRLARITHPFYLSKTEISRKQFRQFVKQTSYKTDAELDGAGGSGFNSSETNPQITWASDLDGALSEDHPAVNLSWYDASNFCGWLTRNQSQFVFKLPREAQWEYACRAGTTSKWFASEESELSKVAWFQSTTTHPCGQLQANALGLYDMHGNVAEWCQDYFSDKNSFSSAVNNPSGPSSGTHRIARGGSAVRDALNCRSASREGLRSNSRDALTGFRVAATVNSVSENLEKRDPFSLHFNGIDDYAEVDYDYRKASEPLTIECWVDIPEVTIKDQFASSVIFDLHSHLRVFYCVLRNHRIHMYYHEGEWIWHAFSADISPGRHHIAGVFDGTSLNAFVDGSVPAKVTKNRANRLARFLRSTFRIGSGSTYENSQHRGFKGNISQLRISEHTVYNDEFQPPPLLTRHESTVALYRFEEGKGKILHDLSGMYNHARITGAEWSVALQPDKELLNRGVQLDGDDWIETKFPDPSAEQFTIEAWVTPETNRKLAHQLLFQLGSLSLKYHVNNGEYWTWSLLDPQSQEIPVSTVSSKDVALNHPVHIACQWNGTIWKMFLNGLPCRTLPMRATQKEHLAEIISASLKQNLFIGGFPATEKTRSHCFEGKIHALKVSRIGRYQQSFTPLADFSVDENTLLFYHFDEKSGESAQDSSGNEAHGTLHGANWLSK comes from the coding sequence GTGGTTGACTCAACCTCTTCTTCCTGCCCGAATCTTTTGGAGATCTCAGATTACAGCCTGGGCAAACTCGACTACACACAGATTGAAACTCTGTCCGGACATTTTGATATCTGTCCTCTCTGTCGTGAGAAACTGGAACGACTGGACGACGAACCCGACGAACTGATCAACCGCCTCAGAGTGCCTCCCCTCTCCATTGCCCAGATCTCGCTCGAATACGAGATTGGATCCGGAGGCATGGGCCGTGTTTTCAAAGGCTACGACACAAAGCTGATTCGTCCCGTTGCAGTGAAACTCATCAATACGGAACGGCAAAAGGAATGGAAAGACCTGGCCGAGCGATTTGAACGGGAAGTGCAAATGCTCGCGCGGGTGGAATCCCCTTATGTTGTAAAAGCGCTCTTTGCAGGTGAAGAAAACGGCTTCACCTATTTTGTACAGGAGTACGTGAACGGCAAAAACCTGAAGGAAAGAATGGATGAACTGGGTTTTTCCCTGCCCTCGCTTGCCTCGGCCACCATTGTGTATCAAGTCGCCTCCGGCCTGACTGCTGTACACAAACTGGGGATCGTGCATCGAGATATCCACCCCGGAAATCTCCTGCTCAATAACCGGGGATTCGTGCAGATTGCCGACTTCGGACTGGCTTTTGAAGAAGGCCGATCGGATGGTTCGGAACTGACTGCGATGCGACAGGGCTTCGGACAGGTTAAGTATGTGGCCCCGGAACAATGGAATTCCGCGCGCAATGCCACCACAAGCTCGGACATCTACTCCCTGGGTTGCGTCTGGTTCTTTCTGATCACGGGTCTCCCCCTCAATCGGGACCCGAAAACACTTGAAATCATTCATCCCTCCAGCCAGTTCCAGATGGTCGGTCGGGCAGATCGAAAACTGTTGACGTCCATGCTGCATGTGGACCCTCAGCAGAGGCCAACGGCAGAACAAGTCGTCGCGGCATTACAGAGCCGGGTGGGGGCTGGCAATTCGGTTGAAGTCATCCTGAAAAAACAACTCGATCAAACTCACACAAAATGGAACCGTGCTGCTTTCATTTCATGCATCACTCTGATCGCGTTATGTTCTCTCCTGTATCTGGTGTACTCTCCTGCCGAGAATCATATCTCACGGGATGTCAGTCCTGCTAACCCTGTGGTTCCGCCAGTCCCTCCGGAGTTGCCTCCTGAGAACCAGGAACAGTTTGCACTCAGGTTTGATGGTATTGACGATTTTGTGGAAACGCCATTCGTATATGGCAGCGGCGCCCCCATTACGTTCGAAGCCTGGATCACCCCCGACTGTGAAGAACGACCTCGGTCGATGGAGATCATCTCGAACGCGGAGACAGCGGGCATTATCGTCAGGCTGAAAGACGGTACCCGGCCTGAATTCCTGTTTCACGAAGGAACCAGCTACGCCGCCCACACTCGATCAGAACAGATCGGCTGCGGAAAGCTGGTCCATCTCGCTGCCGTCTACGACGGGATCAGTGTGGGCATGTACGTCGATGGCAAGAAACAGGGACTGAGTTTCCCCGTCAGACGCTTGCATCGACATTCCCCCATTCCCATTCACCTTGGTGCCAATCCCGACCCGGCCCTCATAGGACGTCCTGTTGCAGAAAAAAAAGCCTGTTTTGCCGGTTTAATGCACCAGTGTCGCTTCTCACGAGGAGTCATCTACCAGGATGATTTTTCTCCTGAGAAGCTGCTTTCCACTTCAGATTCCACGATCCTGCTGTATCACTTGAATGCGGATTCCGGAGAGATCGTGAAAGACCAAAGTGGAAACGGTTATGATGGAAAGATCATCGGTGCAACCTGGGAAAAATACGACCCCCTGAATGTTCCTGAGAAAACGGAACAATATAAGTGGCCGGCCAATACTCCAGATCCCATTAGCGTCAATGACAGCCCTGATCGTATCAGCCAGTTGCAACAGGCCTGGGCCGAACATTTGAAACTCCCTGCAGAGGTCACTATCCCATTGGGACAAAACATCAGTATCGCTCTGGTGTTGATTCCTCCCGGTGAATTTATGCTGGGATCCCTGGAAGAAACGCTGGCGAAAACTGATGGCCCAACGCAGCAGGATGAGACCAAACCTCGCAGGTTATCTGCGGATCTACTTCAGCGGTTGGCCCGGATTACACACCCCTTCTATCTCAGCAAGACCGAAATTTCACGGAAACAGTTCCGGCAGTTTGTCAAGCAAACCAGTTATAAAACAGACGCGGAGCTCGACGGTGCTGGTGGTTCTGGGTTTAATTCATCAGAAACGAATCCCCAGATTACCTGGGCCAGTGACCTCGATGGTGCACTCAGTGAAGACCATCCCGCAGTGAACCTGAGCTGGTATGATGCCAGCAACTTCTGCGGCTGGTTAACCCGAAACCAGTCTCAGTTTGTGTTCAAACTTCCTCGAGAAGCACAATGGGAATATGCCTGCCGTGCAGGGACGACTTCAAAATGGTTTGCTTCAGAGGAATCAGAGTTATCAAAGGTTGCCTGGTTTCAATCAACAACGACTCATCCCTGCGGACAGCTGCAAGCCAATGCCCTGGGTCTCTATGATATGCATGGAAATGTGGCTGAATGGTGTCAGGACTATTTCTCAGACAAGAACAGTTTCTCCAGTGCGGTCAATAATCCTTCTGGCCCCAGTTCGGGTACGCATCGAATTGCACGAGGCGGTTCCGCAGTTCGGGATGCGCTCAATTGTCGATCTGCATCCCGTGAAGGTCTCAGATCTAATTCACGTGATGCTCTGACCGGATTTCGCGTTGCCGCCACGGTCAATTCCGTGTCAGAGAACCTCGAAAAAAGAGATCCGTTTTCTTTGCATTTCAATGGTATCGATGACTATGCCGAAGTCGATTACGATTATCGAAAAGCGTCTGAACCTCTGACAATTGAATGCTGGGTCGATATTCCCGAAGTGACAATCAAAGACCAGTTTGCCTCTTCTGTTATTTTTGATCTCCATTCCCACTTACGAGTATTTTATTGTGTACTACGCAATCACCGCATCCATATGTATTATCACGAAGGTGAATGGATCTGGCATGCCTTCTCTGCCGATATTTCTCCCGGAAGACATCACATTGCAGGCGTGTTTGATGGGACCAGTCTCAATGCATTCGTCGATGGCAGCGTTCCCGCAAAAGTGACAAAGAACCGGGCAAATCGTTTAGCAAGGTTTTTAAGATCAACCTTTCGAATCGGTTCCGGATCGACTTATGAAAATTCGCAACACCGTGGTTTTAAAGGCAATATTTCACAATTACGGATCAGCGAACATACTGTTTATAACGATGAATTTCAGCCTCCACCGCTGCTCACCAGACACGAGTCTACAGTCGCCTTATACCGTTTTGAAGAAGGAAAAGGCAAAATCCTGCACGATCTCAGCGGGATGTATAATCATGCCAGAATCACCGGCGCGGAATGGTCCGTTGCTCTGCAACCGGACAAAGAACTTCTGAACCGAGGGGTGCAGCTTGACGGCGACGACTGGATCGAAACAAAATTCCCGGATCCTTCCGCGGAACAATTCACCATTGAAGCCTGGGTCACCCCCGAAACAAACAGGAAACTTGCGCATCAGCTTCTGTTTCAGCTGGGCTCACTCAGCCTGAAATATCATGTCAATAACGGCGAATACTGGACCTGGTCCCTGCTGGATCCGCAGTCCCAGGAAATCCCGGTCTCCACGGTCTCCAGCAAGGATGTGGCCCTGAATCATCCGGTCCATATCGCCTGTCAGTGGAACGGGACCATCTGGAAGATGTTTTTAAATGGGCTCCCTTGCCGCACCCTTCCCATGCGGGCAACACAGAAGGAACATCTGGCAGAGATCATCAGCGCAAGCCTGAAACAAAATCTATTCATCGGAGGCTTCCCTGCTACTGAAAAAACTCGATCACATTGCTTCGAAGGAAAAATTCATGCTTTAAAAGTCTCCCGGATCGGACGCTACCAGCAGTCTTTTACACCACTCGCTGATTTTTCAGTGGATGAAAACACGCTTCTTTTCTACCACTTTGATGAAAAGTCAGGAGAATCAGCGCAAGACTCATCCGGCAATGAAGCACATGGAACTTTACATGGCGCAAACTGGCTCAGCAAATGA
- a CDS encoding RNA polymerase sigma factor, which yields MNLETISTTLIQRASEGDPAASNRLMELSAWLLLRMTSRIIANKEDAEDVVQEALTAVFEIMSKENLRLKYGRHSYIRLLKTCLRNVSSNRFRKKQVIATGGTDNLNHIHNLIDDSIETVEEKRDIAEGVIEFAGLTDKEKQVLRLFFLSGMTTREIAEELQTTTANIRQIQSRALRKIRDLLGEDL from the coding sequence ATGAATTTAGAGACAATCTCGACCACACTGATCCAGCGTGCCTCAGAAGGAGATCCGGCAGCTTCGAACAGGCTGATGGAGCTCTCGGCCTGGCTGTTACTCCGAATGACGAGCCGCATCATTGCGAACAAGGAGGACGCCGAAGACGTTGTTCAGGAAGCATTAACCGCAGTATTTGAAATCATGTCCAAAGAAAATCTTCGACTGAAATATGGACGCCACAGCTACATCAGGCTCCTGAAAACATGCCTGCGGAATGTCTCCTCTAATCGCTTTCGCAAAAAACAGGTCATTGCCACCGGGGGCACAGATAACCTGAATCACATCCACAATCTGATTGACGACAGCATCGAAACGGTAGAAGAAAAAAGAGATATCGCCGAAGGCGTGATTGAATTTGCCGGATTGACAGATAAGGAAAAACAGGTTTTGAGATTGTTTTTCCTGTCCGGTATGACCACCAGAGAAATCGCGGAAGAATTACAGACGACTACTGCCAATATTCGGCAAATCCAGTCCCGCGCCCTCCGAAAAATTAGAGACCTGTTAGGGGAAGACTTATAA
- a CDS encoding DUF1501 domain-containing protein: MLTIESGKQHRFCDGISRRNFLQIGSLAMGGLSLPQILRAQDLAGKRDSHKAVIMIFLSGGPPHQDWFDLKPEAPAEIRGPRIPIATNVPGIEVCELMPRLSKTADQFSFIRSIVGAEGRHASFQCMTGRKTSRQPQGGWPSLGSTVSKLQGGTAPAVPPFVGLSPKMRHYPWADAGQPGFLGVAHAPFKPSAEGKQDMILNAVNAERLDDRKSLLASLDNMRRQAEVIEDMQGIDAYTKQAFGILTSSKLAQALDLSKEDPKLRDRYGRGSTKPAGYGDAGPLLNDYFLMARRLVEAGVRCVTLAYGRWDWHGRPHGTIFEHEEEHFPMLDQGLTALMEDLQNRGMDKDVSIIVWGEFGRTPRISPKVGRDHWPKVSCAMLAGGGMQTGQVIGSTNRFAEHVESRPVGFNEVFATLYHNLGIDVNSATVTDLSGRPMYLVDQAQPIRELI, from the coding sequence ATGCTGACCATTGAGAGTGGCAAACAACATCGTTTTTGTGACGGCATCTCCCGGCGGAACTTCCTGCAGATCGGTTCTCTGGCAATGGGAGGCCTTTCGCTGCCGCAGATTCTGCGGGCACAGGACCTCGCCGGTAAACGGGACTCTCATAAAGCGGTCATCATGATCTTTCTGTCTGGCGGACCTCCACACCAGGACTGGTTTGATCTCAAACCGGAAGCCCCGGCCGAAATTCGTGGCCCGCGAATCCCCATCGCTACCAATGTTCCAGGTATCGAAGTTTGCGAATTGATGCCCCGGTTGTCGAAGACGGCCGACCAGTTTTCCTTTATTCGTTCCATAGTGGGTGCCGAGGGACGACACGCTTCGTTCCAGTGTATGACAGGGAGAAAAACCAGCCGTCAACCGCAGGGAGGCTGGCCATCGCTGGGCTCAACTGTATCGAAGCTTCAGGGAGGAACCGCCCCGGCAGTCCCACCCTTTGTCGGATTATCGCCGAAGATGCGACATTACCCCTGGGCGGATGCAGGGCAACCTGGGTTTCTGGGGGTCGCTCATGCTCCCTTCAAGCCGAGCGCGGAAGGCAAACAGGATATGATCTTGAACGCGGTGAATGCGGAGCGCCTGGATGATCGCAAATCGTTGTTAGCCTCACTCGATAATATGCGTCGCCAGGCCGAAGTGATTGAGGACATGCAGGGCATTGATGCATACACAAAGCAGGCGTTTGGCATATTGACTTCGAGCAAACTGGCCCAGGCACTGGACCTTTCAAAGGAAGATCCGAAATTGCGCGACCGTTATGGTCGTGGCTCAACCAAACCAGCGGGTTACGGCGACGCGGGACCTTTACTGAACGATTATTTTCTGATGGCCCGACGTCTTGTTGAAGCAGGCGTACGTTGCGTCACGCTGGCCTATGGTCGCTGGGACTGGCATGGCAGACCGCACGGTACCATCTTTGAGCACGAAGAAGAACATTTCCCGATGCTCGACCAGGGACTGACCGCCCTGATGGAGGACCTGCAGAACCGGGGAATGGACAAAGACGTTTCGATCATCGTGTGGGGAGAATTCGGCCGTACGCCACGGATCAGCCCCAAAGTCGGTCGAGATCATTGGCCGAAAGTTTCCTGCGCCATGCTGGCGGGGGGCGGAATGCAGACCGGACAGGTTATTGGTTCCACAAACCGTTTCGCCGAACATGTTGAGAGCCGTCCCGTCGGTTTCAATGAAGTCTTTGCCACCCTGTATCACAACCTGGGAATTGACGTGAATTCAGCAACGGTGACCGATCTGTCCGGACGCCCCATGTATCTTGTCGACCAGGCACAACCAATTCGGGAGTTGATCTGA